Proteins encoded together in one Anopheles darlingi chromosome 3, idAnoDarlMG_H_01, whole genome shotgun sequence window:
- the LOC125956753 gene encoding uncharacterized protein LOC125956753 isoform X1: MVLLGSTVRMYSPYLNPLFLISARLSGRSRVSYSLTKFRASTIRSTMATKPTFRHILDLSKDEKRAFLSSFDSVLSDCDGVVWHFTGPIPGVDKALQLLRADGKKLAFISNNGMRTMDEYRKKFRTLGVEVQQEDIVHPALTTVHYLKSINMRDAVYCIGTEVFKDYLRQAGFVVLDGPKERFPDNNRAANQVRVYSEYFELRERDPIVGAVVVDIDVNLSLQQLMKAKCYLERSPDCVFIAGATDYVIPLDASMDVIGPGYFIDILERSTGRSALVLGKPGKTLAQVVREQFQITAPKRVLFIGDMLPQDMGFGTRCGFQKLLMLSGGTSKEALFEHDNVDQLPNYYADSFADFIELYNERVPNEE, encoded by the exons ATGGTTTTATTAGGTAGTACCGTTAGAATGTATTCGCCGTACCTAAACCCGCTT TTTCTGATCTCAGCGAGGTTGAGCGGCAGATCGCGCGTATCATATTCGTTGACCAAATTCCGTGCCTCGACAATCAGATCAACGATGGCGACCAAACCAACGTTTCGTCACATTTTGGACCTTTCAAAGGACGAGAAGCGTGCATTTCTCAGCTCCTTCGATAGCGTCCTGTCCGAttgtgatggtgtggtgtggcacTTCACCGGTCCCATCCCGGGGGTCGATAAGGCGCTCCAGTTGCTGCGTGCCGATGGTAAGAAGTTGGCTTTTATCTCTAACAACGGCATGAGAACGATGGATGAATATCGCAAAAAGTTCCGCACTCTGGGTGTCGAGGTGCAGCAAGAGGACATCGTCCACCCGGCCCTGACGACGGTACACTACCTGAAGTCGATCAACATGCGCGATGCCGTGTATTGCATCGGAACGGAAGTATTCAAGGACTATCTACGGCAGGCCGGTTTCGTCGTTCTCGATGGG CCTAAAGAACGTTTCCCTGATAACAACCGGGCAGCAAATCAGGTACGCGTGTATTCGGAATACTTTGAGCTGCGCGAACGGGACCCGATAGTTGGGGCCGTCGTAGTAGACATCGATGTCAACCTGTCGCTGCAGCAACTCATGAAAGCCAAGTGCTACCTGGAACGAAGCCCCGACTGTGTGTTCATTGCCGGAGCAACCGATTATGTGATCCCGCTAGATGCGTCCATGGATGTCATTGGACCGGGATACTTTATCGACATACTAGAACGCTCGACAGGCCGCAGTGCGCTCGTGCttggaaaaccgggaaaaacgCTGGCGCAGGTTGTACGAGAGCAGTTTCAAATCACTGCGCCGAAGCGCGTACTGTTCATCGGAGATAT GTTACCACAAGACATGGGATTTGGCACACGCTGTGGCTTCCAGAAGTTGCTGATGCTCAGTGGAGGTACATCGAAGGAGGCACTGTTCGAGCACGACAACGTGGACCAGCTACCGAACTACTATGCTGACAGTTTTGCCGATTTCATCGAGCTGTACAATGAGCGCGTACCAAACGAGGAATGA
- the LOC125956753 gene encoding uncharacterized protein LOC125956753 isoform X2, which yields MATKPTFRHILDLSKDEKRAFLSSFDSVLSDCDGVVWHFTGPIPGVDKALQLLRADGKKLAFISNNGMRTMDEYRKKFRTLGVEVQQEDIVHPALTTVHYLKSINMRDAVYCIGTEVFKDYLRQAGFVVLDGPKERFPDNNRAANQVRVYSEYFELRERDPIVGAVVVDIDVNLSLQQLMKAKCYLERSPDCVFIAGATDYVIPLDASMDVIGPGYFIDILERSTGRSALVLGKPGKTLAQVVREQFQITAPKRVLFIGDMLPQDMGFGTRCGFQKLLMLSGGTSKEALFEHDNVDQLPNYYADSFADFIELYNERVPNEE from the exons ATGGCGACCAAACCAACGTTTCGTCACATTTTGGACCTTTCAAAGGACGAGAAGCGTGCATTTCTCAGCTCCTTCGATAGCGTCCTGTCCGAttgtgatggtgtggtgtggcacTTCACCGGTCCCATCCCGGGGGTCGATAAGGCGCTCCAGTTGCTGCGTGCCGATGGTAAGAAGTTGGCTTTTATCTCTAACAACGGCATGAGAACGATGGATGAATATCGCAAAAAGTTCCGCACTCTGGGTGTCGAGGTGCAGCAAGAGGACATCGTCCACCCGGCCCTGACGACGGTACACTACCTGAAGTCGATCAACATGCGCGATGCCGTGTATTGCATCGGAACGGAAGTATTCAAGGACTATCTACGGCAGGCCGGTTTCGTCGTTCTCGATGGG CCTAAAGAACGTTTCCCTGATAACAACCGGGCAGCAAATCAGGTACGCGTGTATTCGGAATACTTTGAGCTGCGCGAACGGGACCCGATAGTTGGGGCCGTCGTAGTAGACATCGATGTCAACCTGTCGCTGCAGCAACTCATGAAAGCCAAGTGCTACCTGGAACGAAGCCCCGACTGTGTGTTCATTGCCGGAGCAACCGATTATGTGATCCCGCTAGATGCGTCCATGGATGTCATTGGACCGGGATACTTTATCGACATACTAGAACGCTCGACAGGCCGCAGTGCGCTCGTGCttggaaaaccgggaaaaacgCTGGCGCAGGTTGTACGAGAGCAGTTTCAAATCACTGCGCCGAAGCGCGTACTGTTCATCGGAGATAT GTTACCACAAGACATGGGATTTGGCACACGCTGTGGCTTCCAGAAGTTGCTGATGCTCAGTGGAGGTACATCGAAGGAGGCACTGTTCGAGCACGACAACGTGGACCAGCTACCGAACTACTATGCTGACAGTTTTGCCGATTTCATCGAGCTGTACAATGAGCGCGTACCAAACGAGGAATGA
- the LOC125956755 gene encoding methyltransferase-like protein isoform X2, with protein MSEQEIEGQTGETSSIRPQFGNRFLSEGDDVFQHNAWDNIEWDEEQEQAALDGVKKNSTVKLSPEEVERLSTEADQNWDRFYGIHQNRFFKDRHWLFTEFPELAPKAKPGSDVPQRVLPGGEVQPEVSTVQTPDPCERRTIFEIGCGVGNTVFPILKYSDEDNLMVYASDFSSQAIEILRQSPDYDTKRCQAFVLDATADRWDVPFAENSIDIVVLIFVLSAIDPERMQHVANQIARYLKPGGLLLLRDYGRYDLAQLRFKPGKCLKDNFYARGDGTLVYFFTQDDLRTLFSKAGLTEEQNIVDRRLQVNRGKMIKMYRVWVQVKFRKPSTS; from the exons ATGTCCGAGCAGGAAATCGAGGGACAAACCGGTGAAACTTCCTCGATCCGGCCACAATTTGGAAACCGATTCCTTTCCGAGGGTGACGACGTGTTCCAGCATAATGCTTG GGATAACATCGAGTGGGATgaagagcaggagcaggcGGCGTTGGATGGAGTGAAGAAAAACTCAACAGTTAAACTTTCGCCGGAAGAGGTAGAGCGACTGTCCACGGAGGCTGACCAAAACTGGGATCGTTTCTACGGCATCCACCAGAATCGTTTCTTCAAAGATCGCCACTGGCTGTTTACCGAGTTTCCCGAACTGGCACCGAAAGCAAAGCCCGGCAGCGATGTACCACAAAGGGTATTACCGGGAGGTGAAGTACAACCGGAAGTCAGCACAGTTCAAACACCGGATCCGTGTGAACGAAGGACCATATTTGAGATCGGATGTGGTGTCGGGAACACCGTTTTTCCGATACTAAAATACAGCGATGAAGATAACCTGATGGTGTATGCGAGCGATTTCTCCAGCCAGGCTATCGAGATTCTACGGCAAAGCCCGGACTACGATACAAAACGGTGTCAGGCATTCGTGCTTGATGCGACGGCCGATCGGTGGGACGTTCCCTTTGCGGAAAACAGTATCGATATCGTGGTGCTGATCTTCGTTCTCTCTGCCATCGATCCGGAACG AATGCAGCATGTGGCTAATCAAATCGCTCGTTACCTTAAACCGGGtggattgctgttgctacggGATTACGGACGGTACGATTTGGCGCAGTTACGCTTTAAACCGGGCAAATGTTTGAAGGACAACTTCTATGCGCGCGGCGACGGAACGCTCGTGTACTTCTTCACGCAGGACGATCTACGAACGCTGTTCTCGAAGGCGGGTCTCACCGAGGAGCAGAACATTGTCGACCGAAGGTTACAGGTGAATCGGggcaaaatgataaaaatgtatCGCGTCTGGGTGCAGGTCAAGTTTCGCAAACCTTCTACGTCCTGA
- the LOC125956755 gene encoding methyltransferase-like protein isoform X1, whose translation MLGRISRLSTLVRYLNARYRSASSATRLPVGADYEHTRHRKKPAGGGDRFLRDPTQVFDYNSWDNIEWDEEQEQAALDGVKKNSTVKLSPEEVERLSTEADQNWDRFYGIHQNRFFKDRHWLFTEFPELAPKAKPGSDVPQRVLPGGEVQPEVSTVQTPDPCERRTIFEIGCGVGNTVFPILKYSDEDNLMVYASDFSSQAIEILRQSPDYDTKRCQAFVLDATADRWDVPFAENSIDIVVLIFVLSAIDPERMQHVANQIARYLKPGGLLLLRDYGRYDLAQLRFKPGKCLKDNFYARGDGTLVYFFTQDDLRTLFSKAGLTEEQNIVDRRLQVNRGKMIKMYRVWVQVKFRKPSTS comes from the exons ATGCTTGGTAGGATATCTCGACTTTCGACTCTTGTGCGCTACTTAAACGCGCGGTACCGATCAGCCAGCAGCGCAACACGACTTCCGGTCGGTGCGGATTATGAGCATACCCGGCACCGGAAGAagccggccggtggtggcgatcgGTTCCTGCGTGATCCTACGCAGGTGTTCGATTACAACTCATG GGATAACATCGAGTGGGATgaagagcaggagcaggcGGCGTTGGATGGAGTGAAGAAAAACTCAACAGTTAAACTTTCGCCGGAAGAGGTAGAGCGACTGTCCACGGAGGCTGACCAAAACTGGGATCGTTTCTACGGCATCCACCAGAATCGTTTCTTCAAAGATCGCCACTGGCTGTTTACCGAGTTTCCCGAACTGGCACCGAAAGCAAAGCCCGGCAGCGATGTACCACAAAGGGTATTACCGGGAGGTGAAGTACAACCGGAAGTCAGCACAGTTCAAACACCGGATCCGTGTGAACGAAGGACCATATTTGAGATCGGATGTGGTGTCGGGAACACCGTTTTTCCGATACTAAAATACAGCGATGAAGATAACCTGATGGTGTATGCGAGCGATTTCTCCAGCCAGGCTATCGAGATTCTACGGCAAAGCCCGGACTACGATACAAAACGGTGTCAGGCATTCGTGCTTGATGCGACGGCCGATCGGTGGGACGTTCCCTTTGCGGAAAACAGTATCGATATCGTGGTGCTGATCTTCGTTCTCTCTGCCATCGATCCGGAACG AATGCAGCATGTGGCTAATCAAATCGCTCGTTACCTTAAACCGGGtggattgctgttgctacggGATTACGGACGGTACGATTTGGCGCAGTTACGCTTTAAACCGGGCAAATGTTTGAAGGACAACTTCTATGCGCGCGGCGACGGAACGCTCGTGTACTTCTTCACGCAGGACGATCTACGAACGCTGTTCTCGAAGGCGGGTCTCACCGAGGAGCAGAACATTGTCGACCGAAGGTTACAGGTGAATCGGggcaaaatgataaaaatgtatCGCGTCTGGGTGCAGGTCAAGTTTCGCAAACCTTCTACGTCCTGA
- the LOC125956755 gene encoding methyltransferase-like protein isoform X3: MSIPGTGRSRPVVAIGSCVILRRDNIEWDEEQEQAALDGVKKNSTVKLSPEEVERLSTEADQNWDRFYGIHQNRFFKDRHWLFTEFPELAPKAKPGSDVPQRVLPGGEVQPEVSTVQTPDPCERRTIFEIGCGVGNTVFPILKYSDEDNLMVYASDFSSQAIEILRQSPDYDTKRCQAFVLDATADRWDVPFAENSIDIVVLIFVLSAIDPERMQHVANQIARYLKPGGLLLLRDYGRYDLAQLRFKPGKCLKDNFYARGDGTLVYFFTQDDLRTLFSKAGLTEEQNIVDRRLQVNRGKMIKMYRVWVQVKFRKPSTS; encoded by the exons ATGAGCATACCCGGCACCGGAAGAagccggccggtggtggcgatcgGTTCCTGCGTGATCCTACGCAG GGATAACATCGAGTGGGATgaagagcaggagcaggcGGCGTTGGATGGAGTGAAGAAAAACTCAACAGTTAAACTTTCGCCGGAAGAGGTAGAGCGACTGTCCACGGAGGCTGACCAAAACTGGGATCGTTTCTACGGCATCCACCAGAATCGTTTCTTCAAAGATCGCCACTGGCTGTTTACCGAGTTTCCCGAACTGGCACCGAAAGCAAAGCCCGGCAGCGATGTACCACAAAGGGTATTACCGGGAGGTGAAGTACAACCGGAAGTCAGCACAGTTCAAACACCGGATCCGTGTGAACGAAGGACCATATTTGAGATCGGATGTGGTGTCGGGAACACCGTTTTTCCGATACTAAAATACAGCGATGAAGATAACCTGATGGTGTATGCGAGCGATTTCTCCAGCCAGGCTATCGAGATTCTACGGCAAAGCCCGGACTACGATACAAAACGGTGTCAGGCATTCGTGCTTGATGCGACGGCCGATCGGTGGGACGTTCCCTTTGCGGAAAACAGTATCGATATCGTGGTGCTGATCTTCGTTCTCTCTGCCATCGATCCGGAACG AATGCAGCATGTGGCTAATCAAATCGCTCGTTACCTTAAACCGGGtggattgctgttgctacggGATTACGGACGGTACGATTTGGCGCAGTTACGCTTTAAACCGGGCAAATGTTTGAAGGACAACTTCTATGCGCGCGGCGACGGAACGCTCGTGTACTTCTTCACGCAGGACGATCTACGAACGCTGTTCTCGAAGGCGGGTCTCACCGAGGAGCAGAACATTGTCGACCGAAGGTTACAGGTGAATCGGggcaaaatgataaaaatgtatCGCGTCTGGGTGCAGGTCAAGTTTCGCAAACCTTCTACGTCCTGA